One Hermetia illucens chromosome 4, iHerIll2.2.curated.20191125, whole genome shotgun sequence DNA segment encodes these proteins:
- the LOC119654648 gene encoding beta-1,3-glucan-binding protein-like isoform X1, producing MKLLLINLSALVALTLAAQPRCDISLTTASGSAVSKNNGFCSGELIFEDNFDKLDFKHWEHESTLGGGGNWEFQWYTNNRSNSYTENGVLHIRPTLTSEVYGEPFLSSGTIDIQGDCTNAAFYGCQRAGTPTNLLNPIRSARLRTLNSFSFKYGRVEVKAKLPAGDWLWPAIWMLPTDSAYGSWPSSGEIDIMESRGNRNLVQDGVNIGAEQVASTLHFGPATEFNAYETAHYSRNTAPGQGYNLDFHRYQMEWTPDRITFKIDDVETGTVNIGSGFWDRGGFAAKYPGLANPWKAGDKSAPFDQEFHLLLNLAVGGVSYFSDSASNPNGKPWNNLSPTAPLEFWNARNAWLNTWNYYVPGNTDSHLQVDYVRVYAL from the exons ATGAAGTTGCTGCTAATTAATCTTTCGGCGCTTGTCGCTTTGACGTTAGCTGCTCAGCCACGTTGCGATATCTCTTTGACCACGGCCAGTGGATCTGCTGTTAGCAAGAATA ATGGTTTCTGTTCAGGAGAATTGATTTTTGAAGACAACTTTGACAAACTCGATTTCAAACATTGGGAACATGAAAGCACCTTAGGTGGTGGCGGA AACTGGGAATTCCAATGGTATACCAACAATCGTTCCAACTCCTATACTGAAAACGGTGTTCTCCACATTAGACCTACCCTCACTTCCGAAGTTTATGGTGAACCCTTCCTTTCATCCGGAACTATAGACATTCAGGGAGATTGTACAAATGCCGCTTTCTATGGATGCCAACGTGCAGGAACCCCAACCAATCTTCTCAATCCAATCCGAAGTGCTCGACTCCGCACCCTGAACTCATTCAGTTTCAAATACGGACGAGTTGAAGTTAAGGCTAAACTTCCAGCCGGTGACTGGTTGTGGCCAGCTATCTGGATGCTTCCGACAGACAGTGCATATGGATCATGGCCATCAAGTGGTGAAATCGATATTATGGAATCTCGAGGCAATCGTAATTTGGTTCAAGACGGAGTGAATATCGGAGCAGAACAAGTTGCATCAACTTTACATTTCGGACCAGCTACTGAATTCAACGCCTATGAAACTGCCCATTACTCAAGGAATACCGCACCTGGTCAAGGATACAATTTGGACTTCCATCGTTATCAAATGGAATGGACTCCAGATCGTATTACATTCAAAATTGATGATGTTGAAACTGGAACTGTTAACATTGGAAGTGGTTTCTGGGATCGTGGTGGATTTGCTGCTAAGTATCCTGGTCTTGCGAATCCATGGAAGGCTGGAGATAAATCGGCACCTTTCGATCAAGAG TTCCATCTCCTCCTCAACTTGGCGGTTGGTGGTGTCTCTTACTTCTCCGATAGTGCTTCTAATCCAAATGGTAAACCATGGAATAACCTATCTCCCACTGCTCCACTTGAGTTCTGGAATGCTCGCAATGCGTGGTTGAACACCTGGAACTACTACGTCCCAGGCAACACTGACTCACATCTCCAAGTGGACTATGTACGAGTTTATGCTCTGTAA
- the LOC119654648 gene encoding beta-1,3-glucan-binding protein-like isoform X2, translated as MKLLVVNLLALVALTLAAQPRCDISLTTASGSAVSKNNGFCSGELIFEDNFDKLDFKHWEHESTLGGGGNWEFQWYTNNRSNSYTENGVLHIRPTLTSEVYGEPFLSSGTIDIQGDCTNAAFYGCQRAGTPTNLLNPIRSARLRTLNSFSFKYGRVEVKAKLPAGDWLWPAIWMLPTDSAYGSWPSSGEIDIMESRGNRNLVQDGVNIGAEQVASTLHFGPATEFNAYETAHYSRNTAPGQGYNLDFHRYQMEWTPDRITFKIDDVETGTVNIGSGFWDRGGFAAKYPGLANPWKAGDKSAPFDQEFHLLLNLAVGGVSYFSDSASNPNGKPWNNLSPTAPLEFWNARNAWLNTWNYYVPGNTDSHLQVDYVRVYAL; from the exons ATGGTTTCTGTTCAGGAGAATTGATTTTTGAAGACAACTTTGACAAACTCGATTTCAAACATTGGGAACATGAAAGCACCTTAGGTGGTGGCGGA AACTGGGAATTCCAATGGTATACCAACAATCGTTCCAACTCCTATACTGAAAACGGTGTTCTCCACATTAGACCTACCCTCACTTCCGAAGTTTATGGTGAACCCTTCCTTTCATCCGGAACTATAGACATTCAGGGAGATTGTACAAATGCCGCTTTCTATGGATGCCAACGTGCAGGAACCCCAACCAATCTTCTCAATCCAATCCGAAGTGCTCGACTCCGCACCCTGAACTCATTCAGTTTCAAATACGGACGAGTTGAAGTTAAGGCTAAACTTCCAGCCGGTGACTGGTTGTGGCCAGCTATCTGGATGCTTCCGACAGACAGTGCATATGGATCATGGCCATCAAGTGGTGAAATCGATATTATGGAATCTCGAGGCAATCGTAATTTGGTTCAAGACGGAGTGAATATCGGAGCAGAACAAGTTGCATCAACTTTACATTTCGGACCAGCTACTGAATTCAACGCCTATGAAACTGCCCATTACTCAAGGAATACCGCACCTGGTCAAGGATACAATTTGGACTTCCATCGTTATCAAATGGAATGGACTCCAGATCGTATTACATTCAAAATTGATGATGTTGAAACTGGAACTGTTAACATTGGAAGTGGTTTCTGGGATCGTGGTGGATTTGCTGCTAAGTATCCTGGTCTTGCGAATCCATGGAAGGCTGGAGATAAATCGGCACCTTTCGATCAAGAG TTCCATCTCCTCCTCAACTTGGCGGTTGGTGGTGTCTCTTACTTCTCCGATAGTGCTTCTAATCCAAATGGTAAACCATGGAATAACCTATCTCCCACTGCTCCACTTGAGTTCTGGAATGCTCGCAATGCGTGGTTGAACACCTGGAACTACTACGTCCCAGGCAACACTGACTCACATCTCCAAGTGGACTATGTACGAGTTTATGCTCTGTAA